In Diachasmimorpha longicaudata isolate KC_UGA_2023 chromosome 4, iyDiaLong2, whole genome shotgun sequence, a single genomic region encodes these proteins:
- the LOC135161761 gene encoding uncharacterized protein LOC135161761, with translation MKQKIMKRKGTSYTSRFWILALISFTTIHNVWTAPQQLSAMYYADNAVEDNDNLLLLQRLKQVAALKHEILEEERELTEAELEVQAIIEAKMRNQRIVQPIVRESSNEEAEMLPIPSAVVHHAPLGNTGKRTTYMTLCHFKICNMGRKRQS, from the exons ATGAAGCAGAAAATTATGAAGAGAAAGGGGACGAGTTATACTTCAAGATTTTGGATCCTTGCCCTTATCTCATTCACGACGATACACAACGTTTGGACTGCACCACAGCAACTATCAGCGATGTACTACGCCGATAATGCCGTGGAAGACAATGACAATCTC CTGTTGCTGCAGAGGCTAAAACAAGTTGCCGCCTTGAAACACGAGATTCTAGAGGAAGAACGCGAGCTGACGGAGGCAGAACTGGAAGTGCAGGCGATTATCGAGGCAAAAATGAGAAATCAGAGGATCGTCCAGCCCATCGTAAGAGAGTCCTCCAACGAGGAGGCAGAGATGTTGCCTATTCCCAGTGCGGTTGTGCATCATGCACCACTGGGAAATACGGGAAAACGGACTACCT ACATGACCCTGTGTCATTTTAAGATCTGCAACATGGGACGCAAACGGCAATCATGA